One region of Bacillus zhangzhouensis genomic DNA includes:
- a CDS encoding YutD family protein has protein sequence MIVIQNATFDLVRDIKDGFNEEAFKARYSDILNKYDYIVGDWGYNQLRLKGFFDDQNQKATFDTKISTLDEYIYEYCNFGCAYFVLKRIRK, from the coding sequence ATGATCGTCATTCAGAACGCTACCTTTGATCTTGTAAGAGATATCAAAGACGGCTTTAATGAAGAAGCGTTTAAAGCAAGGTACTCAGATATTTTAAATAAGTATGATTATATTGTGGGGGACTGGGGCTATAATCAGCTCAGGCTGAAGGGGTTCTTTGATGACCAAAACCAAAAGGCCACATTTGATACTAAAATCAGCACACTCGATGAATACATTTATGAATACTGTAATTTTGGCTGTGCCTATTTTGTCTTAAAACGAATCAGAAAATAA
- a CDS encoding YhcN/YlaJ family sporulation lipoprotein — protein sequence MKKQLTAAILLSILLGGCGFQSGMNRQVDEDSSSKTIRLSDRHEGNNSSMPEADTNRAGYVRYQRQQVTDQKERTPALNREHLAHVITSLTVQLPNIKDAATLVTDEDALIVYRTGNKNRDESADQVKKTAVSVLPRYYHVYVSDNPEHFQSIANFSRLQTNSRDFDQILTKTIQQMKYSPQGGNISNQEDANGMTNSDRTMRRNAPYGQN from the coding sequence ATGAAGAAACAACTGACAGCCGCAATTCTCCTCAGCATACTTTTAGGCGGGTGCGGCTTTCAATCAGGTATGAACCGGCAAGTGGATGAAGATTCTTCAAGTAAAACCATCCGTCTGTCGGATCGCCATGAAGGAAATAATTCCAGCATGCCAGAAGCAGACACAAACAGAGCAGGATATGTTCGTTATCAGCGCCAGCAAGTAACAGATCAGAAAGAGAGAACCCCTGCTTTAAATCGTGAGCATCTTGCCCACGTGATTACAAGTTTAACGGTGCAGCTGCCAAACATCAAAGATGCAGCCACACTTGTGACAGATGAGGATGCACTCATCGTATATCGAACAGGAAACAAAAACCGTGATGAATCTGCCGATCAAGTAAAGAAAACAGCGGTTTCTGTTCTCCCTCGTTATTATCATGTATACGTCTCTGATAATCCGGAACACTTTCAATCCATTGCCAATTTTTCACGTCTTCAAACCAATTCACGTGATTTTGACCAGATTTTAACCAAAACGATTCAACAAATGAAGTACTCCCCTCAAGGCGGGAACATATCGAATCAAGAAGATGCAAATGGCATGACGAATTCCGACCGTACGATGAGAAGAAATGCCCCTTACGGCCAAAATTAA
- the lipA gene encoding lipoyl synthase, with the protein MAKKEEHVRKPDWLKIKLNTNENYTGLKKMMRENNLHTVCEEAKCPNIHECWAVRRTATFMILGSVCTRACRFCAVKTGLPTELDLQEPERVADSVALMNLKHAVITAVARDDQKDGGAGVFAETVRAIRRKSPFTTIEVLPSDMGGNYDNLKTLMDTRPDILNHNIETVRRLTPRVRARATYDRSLEFLRRAKEMQPDIPTKSSIMIGLGETKEEIIEVMDDLLANNVDIMAIGQYLQPSKKHLKVQKYYHPDEFAELKEIAMSKGFSHCEAGPLVRSSYHADEQVNEASKKRQAQA; encoded by the coding sequence TTGGCAAAGAAGGAAGAGCACGTAAGAAAACCGGACTGGCTTAAAATTAAGTTGAATACGAATGAAAACTATACCGGTTTGAAGAAAATGATGCGGGAAAACAACCTGCATACCGTTTGTGAGGAAGCAAAATGTCCGAATATTCATGAATGCTGGGCAGTGAGAAGGACCGCTACATTTATGATCCTTGGATCTGTTTGTACGCGCGCGTGCCGTTTCTGTGCGGTGAAAACTGGACTTCCAACTGAGCTTGATCTGCAAGAGCCAGAACGCGTGGCAGATTCAGTAGCCTTAATGAACTTAAAGCACGCTGTTATAACAGCGGTTGCAAGGGATGATCAAAAGGATGGCGGCGCAGGTGTGTTTGCAGAAACCGTTCGTGCTATTAGAAGAAAAAGCCCATTCACGACAATTGAAGTTCTCCCTTCAGACATGGGCGGTAATTATGATAACTTGAAGACGTTAATGGACACTCGTCCTGACATTTTAAATCACAACATTGAAACAGTTCGCAGATTAACACCAAGAGTTCGTGCGCGTGCTACATATGATCGCTCATTAGAATTCTTGCGTCGTGCAAAAGAAATGCAGCCGGACATTCCAACAAAATCAAGCATTATGATTGGACTCGGTGAAACGAAGGAAGAAATCATTGAAGTCATGGATGATCTTCTTGCCAATAACGTAGATATTATGGCGATTGGCCAGTACTTACAGCCTTCGAAAAAGCATTTGAAAGTTCAAAAATACTACCATCCGGATGAGTTTGCAGAGCTGAAGGAAATTGCGATGTCAAAAGGCTTTAGCCACTGTGAAGCTGGGCCGCTTGTGCGCTCTTCCTACCATGCAGATGAACAAGTAAACGAAGCGTCTAAAAAGCGTCAGGCGCAAGCGTAA
- a CDS encoding M23 family metallopeptidase, producing MFPLPVHAKGTGKQPDELKQRMALYEKVSITTQVPWYVLAAVDQYEHNIRKSRRDLPKQKGVIGIYIPREMWIGPENPNKQDTSPLSIKVFDGIGLDGNGDGEADSDDDEDVLYTFAQYLLHYGSSIDQLKIGLWDYYGRDQTVGIISSFMKLYKHYGHLDLGKHAFPLPVGADYSYRSTWGDARGFGGRRIHEGTDLFAHYGLPVRATSYGVIEMKGWNRFGGWRIGIRDIHNHYHYFAHLNGFAKGLKTGQIVEPGQVIGSVGSSGYGPPGTAGKFPPHLHYGMYKDNGRTEWSFDPYPHLRAWERAERKRKS from the coding sequence ATGTTCCCTTTACCTGTTCATGCAAAAGGGACGGGGAAGCAGCCAGATGAATTGAAACAAAGAATGGCCCTTTATGAAAAAGTCTCCATCACAACACAGGTTCCATGGTATGTACTTGCTGCAGTTGATCAGTATGAACACAATATTCGAAAAAGCAGAAGAGATTTACCGAAACAAAAAGGTGTCATTGGCATCTACATTCCCCGGGAAATGTGGATTGGACCAGAAAACCCGAATAAACAGGATACCTCTCCTTTAAGCATTAAAGTGTTTGACGGAATTGGGCTTGATGGAAATGGAGATGGAGAAGCGGACAGCGATGACGATGAGGATGTATTATACACGTTTGCTCAATACTTGCTTCACTACGGCAGCAGCATTGATCAATTAAAAATTGGTTTATGGGACTATTATGGACGTGATCAAACGGTTGGAATCATTTCATCTTTTATGAAACTGTATAAGCACTACGGCCATCTTGATCTTGGAAAGCATGCTTTTCCTCTTCCGGTTGGAGCTGACTACAGCTACCGGAGTACATGGGGAGATGCGAGAGGCTTTGGAGGAAGAAGAATTCATGAGGGAACCGATTTATTTGCCCATTATGGACTTCCCGTTCGTGCGACATCGTATGGCGTGATTGAAATGAAAGGCTGGAACCGCTTTGGCGGCTGGCGGATAGGCATTCGAGATATTCATAATCATTATCATTACTTTGCTCACTTAAATGGCTTTGCGAAAGGCCTCAAGACAGGTCAAATTGTTGAACCTGGCCAGGTGATTGGATCTGTCGGAAGCTCCGGTTACGGTCCTCCAGGCACCGCAGGAAAGTTTCCGCCGCATCTTCACTACGGCATGTACAAAGACAACGGCAGAACTGAATGGTCATTTGACCCATACCCTCATTTGAGGGCGTGGGAAAGAGCTGAACGGAAACGAAAATCGTAA
- a CDS encoding IS1182 family transposase, translating into MFHTRHSSQHEAEFVLLDQLVEEDHLLRKIDQYIDFSFIVDKVKPYYSENKGRPSLDPLILFKMMFIGYLYGIRSERQLEKEIYYNMAYRWFLGLNINDPVPHHSTISWNRRTRFKDTTIFQDIFDEIVLQAINHDMVGGRVLFTDSTHLKANANKHKYTRKTIEQDTQNYINHLEEAIQEDRVAHGKKPLKIKEEVKTEKNIRQSKTDPESGYLYRENKPEGFFYLDHRTTDMKFNIITDAHVTPGNVHDSVPYLERLDHQIARFGFQVEAVALDSGYLTTPICKGLSDRHIFGVIAHRRFHPTRGLFEKWKFQYDSEHDHYICPNGEKLLYTTTDRKGYRFYKSDTKKCVSCPFLENCTRSKNHQKVISRHVWEEHKEKIRQNRLSAFGKELYQKRKEKIERSFADSKQLHGLRYCRLRGKQNVSEQVLLTAACQNMKKIATHLAKLG; encoded by the coding sequence ATGTTCCACACTAGACATTCTTCTCAGCACGAAGCCGAATTTGTATTGCTAGATCAACTGGTCGAAGAGGATCACCTGCTTCGTAAAATTGATCAGTACATTGATTTTTCATTTATCGTAGATAAAGTAAAACCATATTATAGCGAGAATAAAGGTCGTCCTTCACTTGATCCACTTATTTTGTTCAAAATGATGTTTATCGGATACCTGTACGGTATCCGTTCTGAAAGACAACTCGAAAAAGAAATTTACTATAACATGGCGTATAGATGGTTTTTAGGTTTGAACATCAATGACCCCGTTCCTCATCACTCGACCATTAGCTGGAATCGTCGGACTCGCTTCAAAGATACAACGATTTTTCAAGATATTTTTGATGAAATTGTGCTCCAAGCCATCAATCATGATATGGTAGGAGGCCGCGTTCTTTTTACTGATTCCACTCATCTTAAAGCCAATGCCAATAAACATAAATATACGAGAAAAACGATTGAACAAGATACTCAGAACTATATAAATCATTTAGAAGAAGCGATCCAAGAAGATCGGGTGGCACACGGAAAAAAGCCCTTAAAGATAAAGGAGGAGGTGAAAACAGAAAAAAACATCCGTCAAAGTAAGACTGATCCTGAAAGTGGCTATCTTTATCGTGAAAATAAACCGGAAGGATTTTTCTACCTGGACCATCGTACAACCGATATGAAGTTCAATATCATCACGGATGCCCATGTTACGCCCGGCAATGTCCATGATTCCGTTCCATATCTTGAACGATTGGATCACCAAATCGCCCGATTTGGTTTTCAAGTAGAAGCTGTTGCCCTTGATTCTGGTTATTTGACAACGCCCATCTGTAAAGGTTTATCTGATCGTCATATTTTTGGTGTCATTGCACATAGACGCTTTCATCCAACAAGAGGATTATTCGAGAAGTGGAAATTCCAGTATGATTCTGAACATGATCATTACATATGCCCAAATGGTGAGAAGCTATTATATACAACAACTGATCGAAAAGGTTATAGATTCTACAAATCAGACACTAAAAAATGCGTATCGTGTCCTTTCCTTGAGAACTGTACAAGATCGAAAAATCATCAAAAAGTGATCTCAAGACATGTATGGGAGGAACATAAAGAAAAGATCAGACAAAATCGTCTGTCTGCCTTTGGAAAAGAGCTATATCAAAAAAGAAAAGAAAAAATAGAGCGAAGCTTTGCAGATTCAAAACAACTGCATGGGCTTCGCTACTGCCGGTTGAGGGGAAAACAAAATGTGAGTGAGCAAGTGCTTCTCACAGCTGCCTGCCAGAACATGAAGAAGATTGCCACACACCTAGCGAAGCTAGGCTAG
- the yunB gene encoding sporulation protein YunB: MRMNRRYRPYKKGPLPFRYVMLLAILFFVLSTVISLLFINRSIKPTLIHIAELETERIANHLIQYSVQDFADDQENMKDMVVMNTSENGKVTTIDFNAQATSKAMADLSRHLQKNLENIEKGNFQKEAKEALKDQTDGHDGIIYNIPLGQVSGNALIANLGPKVPVRFSVIGDPHTDVEKNIKPYGINNALIDISVLIEVKVRVIIPFASDTIAIKNSVPVSIQAVQGDVPDYYNGSGTNSGAPSIVLPEKKE; the protein is encoded by the coding sequence TTGAGAATGAACCGCCGTTATCGCCCCTACAAGAAGGGCCCTTTGCCATTTCGTTACGTCATGCTGCTTGCGATCTTATTCTTTGTGCTCTCAACCGTGATTAGTTTATTGTTTATCAATCGATCAATTAAACCAACCCTTATTCACATTGCTGAACTAGAAACAGAACGCATCGCCAATCACCTTATACAATATTCAGTTCAAGATTTTGCAGACGATCAGGAGAATATGAAGGATATGGTGGTGATGAATACAAGTGAGAACGGAAAAGTGACGACCATCGATTTTAATGCGCAAGCAACATCAAAAGCAATGGCTGATCTGTCACGTCATCTTCAAAAAAATTTAGAGAACATAGAAAAGGGGAACTTTCAAAAAGAGGCAAAAGAAGCATTAAAGGATCAAACTGATGGACATGACGGCATTATATATAACATTCCGCTTGGGCAAGTGTCTGGAAATGCACTCATCGCCAACTTAGGACCAAAGGTGCCTGTACGCTTTAGTGTGATTGGTGATCCGCATACGGACGTTGAAAAAAACATTAAGCCTTATGGCATCAACAATGCCTTGATTGATATTAGTGTTCTGATCGAGGTCAAGGTAAGAGTCATTATCCCATTTGCCTCTGACACAATCGCAATCAAAAACTCTGTTCCTGTCTCCATACAAGCCGTACAAGGAGACGTACCAGATTATTATAACGGCAGCGGAACAAACTCAGGCGCTCCATCAATTGTTCTCCCAGAGAAAAAGGAATAA
- a CDS encoding DUF1805 domain-containing protein translates to MVNLTPITIDGHSFTAVTVKLPKTNFMAVTNEYGYIMCGALDVGLLNEKLADRGIIAGRAVGVRTIEQLLDAPLESVTYAAEALGISAGTIGRDALLKMVK, encoded by the coding sequence TTGGTGAATTTAACACCTATTACAATTGATGGCCATTCCTTTACAGCGGTCACCGTCAAGCTGCCGAAGACAAATTTCATGGCAGTAACAAATGAATATGGGTATATCATGTGCGGTGCACTTGATGTTGGGCTCTTGAATGAAAAACTTGCAGATAGAGGAATTATTGCAGGAAGAGCAGTTGGTGTAAGAACCATTGAGCAATTGCTCGATGCTCCTTTAGAATCTGTGACATATGCCGCAGAAGCGCTGGGCATCTCAGCTGGAACAATTGGAAGAGACGCATTATTAAAAATGGTGAAATAA
- a CDS encoding bifunctional metallophosphatase/5'-nucleotidase, which produces MLQKLWLYHTNDLHSHFENWPKIAAYIEEKRQVHDQMLLFDIGDHMDRVNLVSEADYGKINVKLLNQLGYDGVTIGNNEGITLPHDQLDHLYENAQFPVVLSNLFEKDKRPSWAKPYHMITMENGLKLCLLGVTIAYTPVYEKLGWNITDPFDSIRAMLQEVKGQADVIVLLSHLGIIHDREVARDFPEIDIILGSHTHHLLEQGEMDNGVLLACAEKYGHYIGCVELTIDTARKKLIDKKATVQSVDQLINESDEAISTLQQAEKRAKALMQEKVTTIQSKLETKWFEDSPLPQLLTDAIKDWCGADIGMMNAGMVLGSLEAGIVTREEIHRICPHPINPIRVTLTGQQLIETVRRACEEKMEQLRIKGFGFRGELMGKMLYSGLTYTLEEGEAKRVKDVFVHGQLIEKDASYTVGTVDMYTLGSLFPHIRDHEHIEYFMPEFLRDVLTWRLKEAT; this is translated from the coding sequence ATGCTGCAGAAGCTATGGTTATATCATACAAACGACTTGCACAGCCACTTTGAGAACTGGCCAAAAATTGCAGCTTATATTGAAGAAAAGCGTCAAGTTCACGATCAGATGCTCTTGTTTGATATTGGCGACCATATGGATCGAGTGAACCTCGTATCTGAAGCTGATTATGGAAAGATAAACGTCAAGCTCCTCAATCAGCTTGGCTATGATGGAGTCACAATTGGGAATAATGAGGGCATTACGCTGCCTCATGATCAGCTGGATCACTTGTATGAGAATGCACAATTTCCAGTGGTCCTGTCTAATCTATTTGAGAAAGACAAAAGACCATCATGGGCAAAGCCCTATCATATGATCACAATGGAAAACGGACTGAAGCTCTGTCTCTTAGGCGTGACCATTGCGTATACACCTGTATATGAAAAGCTGGGCTGGAACATTACTGATCCGTTTGACAGCATACGAGCGATGTTGCAGGAAGTGAAGGGACAGGCAGATGTCATAGTGCTTTTATCCCATCTCGGTATCATCCATGATCGGGAGGTCGCCCGTGACTTTCCTGAAATCGATATCATTCTAGGCTCGCACACGCATCATTTGTTAGAACAAGGTGAAATGGACAACGGGGTGCTGCTTGCATGCGCTGAAAAGTATGGGCATTATATTGGCTGCGTCGAGCTGACGATCGATACAGCGCGCAAAAAGTTGATTGATAAAAAAGCGACAGTGCAGTCAGTGGATCAGCTCATCAATGAATCAGATGAAGCCATTTCCACCTTACAGCAGGCTGAAAAAAGAGCGAAAGCACTCATGCAAGAAAAAGTGACAACGATTCAGTCGAAGCTAGAAACGAAGTGGTTCGAAGATTCTCCGCTTCCGCAGCTCTTAACAGATGCCATAAAAGATTGGTGTGGAGCAGATATTGGCATGATGAATGCAGGTATGGTGCTTGGTTCATTAGAGGCAGGGATCGTCACAAGAGAAGAAATCCACCGGATATGTCCGCATCCCATTAATCCCATTCGGGTGACACTTACCGGTCAACAGCTCATCGAAACGGTTCGGCGGGCCTGTGAAGAAAAAATGGAACAGCTGCGTATCAAAGGTTTCGGCTTTAGAGGTGAGCTGATGGGGAAAATGTTATACAGCGGACTCACCTATACATTAGAAGAAGGCGAGGCCAAACGGGTGAAGGATGTCTTTGTACATGGTCAATTGATCGAAAAGGATGCCTCCTATACAGTTGGTACAGTTGATATGTATACATTAGGCTCTCTTTTTCCTCATATCCGTGATCACGAACACATTGAATATTTCATGCCTGAATTTTTACGTGATGTTCTGACATGGCGTTTGAAGGAAGCAACATGA
- a CDS encoding DUF72 domain-containing protein, protein MIYIGLTGWGDHDSLYPPKIGSGQKLFHYASTFPIVELDASFYAIQPERNHEKWIKDTPNDFQFVVKAYQGMTGHQRGEIPFASKEDMFHAFILSLTPLIREGKLAMVLFQFPPWFDCKKEHVHYLRWCKEKMGDIPCALEFRNRTWFSEEFYEQTLSFMEKEGWIHSVCDEPQVGEGSIPAVIQATHRDKTLVRFHGRNKQGWLHPADHENWREVRYLYLYNEAELKEWKKNLDILHQQSKDIYVVFNNNSGGDAAANGQQMIDLLDITYSSLSPKQLDLFN, encoded by the coding sequence ATGATTTATATCGGATTAACTGGCTGGGGAGATCATGACAGTCTTTATCCGCCAAAAATCGGCAGCGGGCAAAAGCTGTTTCACTACGCGTCAACGTTTCCGATTGTGGAACTGGATGCCAGCTTTTATGCGATTCAGCCTGAGCGTAATCATGAAAAGTGGATAAAAGATACTCCGAATGACTTTCAATTTGTTGTGAAAGCATACCAAGGAATGACTGGACATCAAAGGGGCGAGATTCCATTTGCTTCGAAGGAGGATATGTTTCATGCATTTATTCTTTCGCTGACTCCGCTCATTCGTGAAGGGAAACTGGCCATGGTGCTCTTTCAATTTCCACCTTGGTTTGATTGCAAAAAAGAGCACGTTCACTATTTAAGATGGTGTAAGGAGAAGATGGGCGATATTCCATGTGCTCTCGAATTCCGAAACCGTACATGGTTTTCAGAGGAATTTTATGAGCAGACTTTATCCTTTATGGAAAAGGAAGGATGGATTCATTCCGTCTGTGATGAACCGCAAGTCGGGGAAGGCTCCATTCCGGCAGTCATACAAGCTACACATCGCGATAAAACATTGGTCCGATTTCACGGGAGGAATAAACAGGGCTGGCTTCACCCGGCAGACCATGAAAATTGGCGTGAAGTGAGATACTTATATTTATATAATGAAGCTGAATTGAAAGAGTGGAAAAAGAATCTCGACATCCTGCATCAGCAATCGAAAGATATCTATGTCGTGTTTAATAATAACTCCGGCGGAGATGCAGCGGCAAATGGTCAGCAGATGATTGATTTGCTGGATATCACGTATTCAAGCCTGTCTCCAAAGCAGTTAGATTTATTTAATTAA
- a CDS encoding helix-turn-helix domain-containing protein produces MNRDDHQFELLQKMAKRIRRPVYLFNEHGRILYPSHPMMTSPEWMHILPFFRSRTTHFFSMIHAKQTFSVFPIDLNEQTCDYLVILSFINPQNKALHGMITKAVNDMSMARMRQYAALQTAKRARNESFRRWIERASSSQQDPLHFAQAFGLNAECRYLCIICQLDQLSDTTCFIKQQMVLDQVIDLLESALPSCPFPAFLFVKEDMGVVLMEETGSWPEVSDRLSSFLKQLQLLVKMQVNHTISFGVSLTACLIPHLSEGYNEALEALQAGHLSSRTEYIQFYQSKDVPDLLRLIPRKDMITFHQLHLHPLSEPSRIDQNLLHTLSVYLETHCHISETAKRLSIHRNTVIYRLEKCEELLRISLKDPDATLRLRLAFRIQMFLSSHPD; encoded by the coding sequence ATGAACAGAGACGATCACCAGTTTGAACTATTACAAAAAATGGCCAAAAGAATTCGCAGGCCTGTCTATTTGTTTAACGAGCATGGACGTATTCTCTATCCCTCGCACCCCATGATGACGAGCCCAGAATGGATGCACATTCTCCCCTTTTTTCGAAGCAGGACAACTCATTTTTTTTCGATGATACATGCAAAACAAACCTTTTCCGTCTTTCCGATTGATCTAAACGAACAAACATGTGATTATCTGGTCATCCTTTCTTTCATTAACCCGCAGAATAAAGCATTGCATGGGATGATTACAAAAGCAGTGAACGACATGTCAATGGCGCGCATGAGACAATATGCCGCCCTGCAAACGGCCAAACGTGCTAGAAATGAGAGTTTTCGCAGATGGATAGAGAGGGCATCGTCTTCCCAGCAAGATCCCTTACATTTCGCTCAGGCGTTTGGATTAAACGCAGAATGCCGCTATCTATGTATCATCTGTCAGCTTGACCAGCTTAGTGATACCACATGTTTTATAAAGCAGCAAATGGTTTTAGATCAAGTGATTGATCTGCTCGAAAGTGCACTTCCAAGCTGCCCATTTCCTGCCTTTCTGTTTGTCAAAGAAGATATGGGTGTTGTATTGATGGAGGAGACTGGCAGTTGGCCGGAGGTTAGCGACAGGCTCAGTTCTTTTTTAAAACAGTTGCAGCTGCTCGTGAAAATGCAAGTGAATCACACTATTTCTTTCGGGGTAAGCTTGACAGCCTGCCTAATCCCCCATCTGTCTGAGGGCTACAATGAAGCATTAGAGGCTCTTCAAGCCGGACATCTCTCATCACGGACTGAATATATTCAATTTTATCAGTCGAAGGATGTACCAGATTTACTAAGGCTCATTCCAAGAAAGGATATGATCACTTTTCACCAGCTGCACCTTCACCCGTTATCTGAACCATCACGAATCGATCAAAATCTCCTTCACACCTTATCTGTCTATTTAGAAACCCATTGCCACATTTCAGAAACAGCCAAACGATTGTCTATTCATCGCAACACGGTCATTTATCGTCTCGAGAAGTGTGAAGAATTGCTTCGGATCAGCTTAAAAGATCCTGACGCAACATTGCGGCTGCGCTTAGCCTTCCGTATTCAAATGTTTCTCTCATCCCATCCAGATTGA
- a CDS encoding endonuclease, translated as MKRTLFGTVAAGMMIFGTFAAPLPPAANAQGFCLNELSQTITFSPLQLQKETSAQQTQTSATSQIDSYYQSAAGQSGPALKKTLHDIIVDHTQLSYRQVWDALKKTDEDPKNPSNVLLFYSGISRSKQANGGNVGQWNREHVWAKSHGNFGTSQGPGTDLHHLRATDVQTNSTRGNLDFDTGGNEYKGAPGNFYDSDSFEPHNRVKGDVARMLFYMTVRYEGDDRFPDLELNDKVNNGSSPLHGKMSVLLKWHKQDPVDQIERNRNEVIYQTYQHNRNPFIDHPEWASAIWE; from the coding sequence ATGAAAAGAACTTTATTTGGAACTGTGGCTGCCGGAATGATGATATTCGGCACATTCGCTGCCCCACTGCCTCCAGCTGCAAACGCTCAAGGTTTCTGTCTGAATGAACTTAGTCAAACGATCACCTTTTCCCCGTTACAGCTTCAAAAAGAAACATCTGCACAACAAACACAAACGTCCGCCACAAGTCAAATCGATTCCTATTACCAATCTGCTGCTGGTCAATCAGGACCCGCTCTTAAGAAAACTTTACACGATATCATTGTTGATCATACACAGCTATCCTACAGACAGGTTTGGGATGCATTAAAGAAAACAGATGAAGACCCAAAGAATCCAAGCAATGTGCTTTTGTTCTATAGCGGCATCTCGCGCTCAAAGCAAGCGAATGGCGGAAATGTGGGCCAGTGGAACCGTGAGCATGTCTGGGCCAAGTCTCACGGCAATTTTGGGACAAGCCAAGGGCCTGGGACGGATCTCCACCACCTTCGTGCGACAGATGTGCAAACGAATAGCACGCGTGGAAATTTAGATTTTGACACCGGTGGTAATGAATACAAAGGAGCGCCGGGCAACTTCTATGACAGCGACTCCTTCGAACCTCACAACCGGGTCAAAGGAGATGTCGCGAGAATGCTCTTTTATATGACGGTTCGCTACGAAGGCGATGACCGCTTTCCAGATTTAGAATTAAACGACAAAGTAAATAATGGAAGCTCTCCTCTTCACGGCAAAATGTCTGTGCTTCTCAAATGGCATAAGCAGGATCCAGTCGATCAAATCGAACGGAACCGCAATGAAGTCATATACCAAACGTACCAGCACAATCGCAACCCTTTTATCGATCACCCTGAATGGGCAAGTGCGATTTGGGAATAA
- a CDS encoding (2Fe-2S)-binding protein: MRPEWVERELLDFGVHITNGPMTSDDTLATLFSEAAVIRLLEAEKKAMHAPNLAVAASMFSKRYAYLAISSSLYLMTLYDGVYQFPPAACAFREDRKIEMDGAVCSFAPLEGDRHEWREKVVRALFTECVKPLLDVLNRTSKLSNRILWENVAVRINSLYRSMMREAEEPAVKERVREDYLYLKQAAGDVFGAQQNPFQHSLNLDDSLLETSKRKTCCMYYKLEKKSESLDYCLVCPLEQKKGTACS; this comes from the coding sequence ATGAGGCCAGAGTGGGTTGAGAGAGAATTACTTGATTTCGGGGTACACATCACAAATGGACCTATGACATCTGATGACACACTTGCTACGCTTTTTTCAGAAGCAGCCGTCATACGTTTATTAGAAGCTGAAAAGAAAGCGATGCATGCACCCAATCTTGCGGTAGCAGCCTCTATGTTTTCAAAGCGGTACGCCTACTTAGCCATCAGTTCCTCTTTATATTTGATGACGCTGTATGACGGTGTCTATCAGTTTCCACCAGCAGCATGTGCATTTAGAGAGGATCGAAAAATTGAAATGGATGGGGCGGTGTGTTCGTTTGCTCCACTAGAAGGAGATCGGCATGAGTGGAGAGAGAAGGTCGTGCGTGCGCTGTTTACAGAGTGTGTCAAGCCTCTTTTAGACGTGCTGAACCGCACCTCAAAACTCTCTAATCGTATTTTATGGGAAAATGTAGCGGTTCGAATCAACTCTCTTTATCGAAGCATGATGCGGGAAGCGGAAGAACCTGCGGTGAAGGAGCGCGTGCGGGAGGATTATCTGTACCTGAAGCAGGCAGCTGGTGATGTATTTGGAGCTCAGCAAAATCCATTTCAACACAGCTTAAACCTAGACGACAGTTTACTTGAAACATCCAAAAGGAAAACCTGCTGTATGTATTATAAGCTTGAGAAAAAATCAGAGAGTCTCGATTATTGTCTTGTTTGTCCGCTTGAACAAAAGAAAGGCACTGCTTGCTCGTAG